The Desulfovibrio sp. Fe33 genome includes a window with the following:
- the hpsG gene encoding (2S)-3-sulfopropanediol dehydratase: MLNVNCCEVMTPQERRLQDRIEGKEDKYRKTHARVFKILDRIENQKPQIDVERALYFTQSMEKTEGEPLILRWAKALEHVAANITVYIDDDQLLAGRAGYQGRYGILYPELDGDFLDMAVEELPKRKGSPFSISEKDARIVVEQIAPFWKGKTYHEALNIALPEEIHRLTYDDPDGLQSRFIVNETSSFRSSLQWVHDYEKILKRGFGGIRDEAQEKLDALDPLSPIANAEKKPFYEAIVRVCNAVILWANRHADLAEKMAAKESDPTRKAELETMAANCRRVPEFPARNFHEAVQSQWITQMFSRIEQKTGTIISNGRMDQYLYPYYVQDVEAGILDDNKAIELIECMYVGMAQFIDLYISPQGGAFNEGYAHWEAVTVGGQTREGLDATNELSYLFLRSKREFPHHYPDLAARIHARSPERFLAEIAETIKEGSGFPKLINDEEVIPLHLSKGAKFEEIFDYAVSGCAEIRMPNRDTYTSGNAYINFAAALEMAMYNGRMQKYGEELLTFESGDPTTFKTWDQFFDAYKAQQVYFLKTAFTQQYHVINNRKNHFATPFGSAMHDLCMKYAVDLHQPHVPEGIDLGYFEFMGIGTVVDSLSAIKKLVFEDKKLTMEEVLEACRNNFEGKEDVRAMLQNVPCFGNNDPYADSIARELDHICVDFANKYQQELGVHLDVRYVPFTSHVPFGKVVSATPNGRQAWTPLSDGSSASHGADKNGPTAVMLSNYTTKNFNYRERAARLVNIKFTPKCVEGPEGTKKLVDFIRTFCDLRLWHIQFNVINAETLKAAQREPEKYRNLIVRIAGYSAYFCDLSKDLQDDLIRRTAHDTI; this comes from the coding sequence ATGTTGAATGTGAACTGCTGCGAGGTTATGACCCCGCAAGAACGACGCCTGCAGGATCGTATTGAGGGCAAGGAGGACAAGTATCGCAAGACTCATGCCCGTGTCTTCAAGATTCTCGACCGCATTGAAAACCAGAAGCCACAGATCGACGTCGAGCGCGCCCTGTACTTCACCCAGTCCATGGAGAAGACCGAAGGCGAGCCGCTGATCCTCCGCTGGGCCAAGGCCTTGGAGCACGTCGCCGCGAATATCACCGTCTACATCGATGACGATCAGTTGCTGGCCGGACGCGCCGGTTACCAGGGCCGCTACGGCATCCTGTACCCCGAGCTGGACGGCGACTTCCTCGACATGGCCGTCGAAGAGCTGCCCAAGCGCAAGGGCTCCCCGTTCTCCATCAGCGAGAAGGACGCCCGCATCGTGGTCGAGCAGATCGCTCCGTTCTGGAAGGGCAAGACCTACCACGAAGCCCTCAACATCGCGCTGCCCGAAGAAATTCACAGACTGACCTACGACGATCCCGACGGCCTGCAGTCCCGGTTCATCGTCAACGAAACCTCTTCCTTCCGTTCCTCCCTGCAGTGGGTGCACGACTACGAGAAGATTCTGAAGCGCGGTTTCGGCGGCATCCGTGACGAGGCCCAGGAGAAGCTGGACGCCCTTGATCCGCTGTCCCCGATCGCCAACGCCGAGAAGAAGCCTTTCTACGAAGCCATCGTCCGCGTCTGCAACGCCGTCATCCTGTGGGCCAACCGTCACGCCGACCTGGCCGAGAAGATGGCCGCCAAAGAGTCCGACCCGACCCGCAAGGCCGAGCTGGAGACCATGGCCGCCAACTGCCGTCGCGTGCCCGAGTTCCCGGCCCGCAACTTCCACGAGGCCGTTCAGTCCCAGTGGATTACCCAGATGTTCTCCCGCATCGAGCAGAAGACCGGCACCATCATCTCCAACGGCCGTATGGACCAGTACCTCTACCCCTACTATGTGCAGGACGTGGAAGCCGGTATCCTGGACGACAACAAGGCCATTGAACTGATCGAGTGCATGTACGTCGGCATGGCCCAGTTCATCGACCTCTACATCTCCCCTCAAGGCGGCGCTTTCAACGAAGGCTACGCCCACTGGGAAGCCGTCACCGTCGGCGGCCAGACCAGGGAAGGCCTCGACGCCACCAACGAGCTGTCGTACCTCTTCCTGCGGTCCAAGCGCGAGTTCCCGCATCACTACCCGGATCTCGCCGCCCGTATTCACGCCCGTTCTCCCGAGCGTTTCCTCGCCGAGATCGCCGAGACCATCAAGGAAGGCTCCGGTTTCCCGAAGCTGATCAACGATGAAGAGGTCATCCCGCTGCACCTGTCCAAGGGTGCCAAGTTCGAGGAAATCTTCGACTACGCCGTCTCCGGCTGCGCCGAGATCCGTATGCCGAACCGCGACACCTACACTTCGGGCAACGCCTACATCAACTTCGCCGCCGCTCTGGAAATGGCCATGTACAACGGCCGGATGCAGAAGTACGGCGAAGAGCTGCTGACCTTCGAGAGCGGTGATCCGACCACCTTCAAGACCTGGGACCAGTTCTTCGACGCCTACAAGGCGCAGCAGGTCTACTTCCTGAAGACCGCCTTCACCCAGCAGTACCACGTCATCAACAACCGCAAGAACCACTTTGCGACTCCGTTCGGTTCCGCCATGCACGACCTGTGCATGAAGTACGCCGTCGACCTGCACCAGCCGCATGTGCCGGAAGGCATCGACCTCGGTTACTTCGAGTTCATGGGCATCGGTACCGTTGTCGACTCCCTGTCCGCCATCAAGAAGCTGGTCTTCGAGGACAAGAAGCTGACCATGGAAGAAGTGCTGGAAGCCTGCCGCAACAACTTCGAGGGCAAGGAAGACGTCCGCGCCATGCTGCAGAACGTCCCGTGCTTCGGCAACAACGATCCTTACGCCGACTCCATCGCCAGGGAACTGGACCACATCTGCGTGGACTTCGCCAACAAGTACCAGCAGGAGCTGGGCGTGCACCTCGACGTCCGCTACGTCCCGTTCACTTCCCACGTTCCCTTCGGCAAGGTCGTTTCCGCGACTCCGAACGGACGTCAGGCCTGGACTCCGCTGTCCGACGGCTCCTCCGCCTCCCACGGCGCGGACAAGAACGGCCCGACCGCCGTCATGCTGTCCAACTACACCACCAAGAACTTCAACTATCGTGAGCGCGCCGCGCGTCTGGTGAACATCAAGTTCACTCCGAAGTGCGTCGAAGGTCCCGAAGGCACCAAGAAGCTCGTGGACTTCATCCGCACCTTCTGCGACCTGCGCCTCTGGCACATCCAGTTCAACGTAATCAACGCCGAGACCCTGAAGGCCGCCCAGCGGGAGCCGGAGAAGTATCGTAACCTGATCGTCCGTATCGCCGGTTACTCCGCCTACTTCTGCGACCTGTCCAAGGACCTGCAGGACGACCTGATTCGTCGTACCGCTCACGACACCATCTAG